A genomic segment from Lignipirellula cremea encodes:
- a CDS encoding DUF2726 domain-containing protein, translated as MNESGPQGCLAAILRFFGIRLGGTQTQTDKRLPYRLRDDFLSPAELSFYRILKLAVKDQATITTKVNLADIFFAARSAESQSYRNKIDRKHVDFLLCDPTTMKPRCGIELDDSSHARRDRQERDQFVDAVFAVAGLPLVRFPARASYDANAIAAELARHLDAQPVAAPVPPPPPQSGSPVCPKCDVPMVQRTASKGQNAGKQFWGCQNYPKCREIG; from the coding sequence ATGAACGAATCTGGACCACAAGGCTGTCTCGCAGCCATTCTCCGCTTTTTCGGAATCCGCCTCGGCGGTACTCAGACCCAAACCGACAAGCGGCTTCCCTACCGGCTACGGGATGATTTCCTTTCGCCAGCAGAGCTTTCGTTTTACCGGATATTGAAACTAGCCGTGAAAGATCAGGCGACCATTACGACCAAAGTGAATCTGGCCGACATTTTCTTCGCCGCTCGGAGTGCCGAGAGCCAGTCGTACCGCAACAAGATTGACCGGAAGCACGTCGATTTCCTCCTGTGCGATCCGACGACGATGAAACCTCGCTGCGGGATCGAGCTTGACGACTCCAGCCATGCCCGTCGTGATCGGCAGGAAAGGGACCAGTTTGTCGATGCGGTGTTCGCCGTCGCCGGTCTTCCGCTCGTGAGATTCCCCGCACGGGCTTCCTACGATGCGAATGCCATCGCTGCGGAACTTGCTCGGCACCTGGACGCTCAGCCGGTTGCCGCTCCCGTGCCCCCACCACCGCCTCAATCAGGTTCCCCCGTCTGCCCGAAATGTGACGTGCCGATGGTGCAGCGGACTGCTTCCAAGGGGCAAAATGCTGGAAAGCAGTTTTGGGGCTGTCAAAATTATCCGAAGTGCCGAGAGATTGGGTGA